From a region of the bacterium genome:
- a CDS encoding HNH endonuclease: MSKPQSPNTDSLREQVQALRRLREQGKSANRRPRRHRLTAAARAAILRRTGGRCHICGGEIHGAWDADHVFAHSAGGEHAVENFLPAHRTCNNYRWDYLPAEFELVLKLGVWARTRIERGSLVGREIEKQFMAYEASRMRRRKGAASGDRA; this comes from the coding sequence ATGAGCAAACCACAAAGCCCGAACACCGACTCCCTCCGCGAGCAAGTGCAGGCGCTACGCCGGCTCCGCGAGCAAGGCAAGTCCGCCAACCGGCGCCCTCGCCGGCACCGCCTGACCGCCGCGGCGCGAGCGGCGATCCTCAGGCGAACGGGTGGCAGGTGCCACATCTGCGGAGGCGAGATCCATGGGGCCTGGGATGCCGATCACGTTTTCGCGCACAGCGCCGGCGGCGAGCACGCGGTAGAGAACTTCCTGCCCGCCCACCGCACCTGCAACAACTACCGCTGGGACTATCTGCCCGCCGAGTTCGAGCTTGTCCTGAAGCTCGGCGTGTGGGCGCGGACCCGGATCGAGAGGGGCAGCCTCGTGGGCCGGGAGATCGAAAAGCAGTTCATGGCCTACGAAGCGTCGCGGATGCGCCGGCGCAAGGGTGCTGCATCGGGCGATCGCGCCTGA